From Camelina sativa cultivar DH55 chromosome 7, Cs, whole genome shotgun sequence, one genomic window encodes:
- the LOC104700506 gene encoding protein ELF4-LIKE 1-like — protein MNNEVDGDEEEDMEVWDTLSNGFKRAQAVLDQNRELIQRVNENHMSRIPDNVARNVALINEINGNIFRVMEIYSVLSVDFANKFDQQRRRTAKNVDTTTTTTTAGSYGGRRSSFGS, from the coding sequence ATGAATAACGAAGTCGacggtgatgaagaagaagacatggagGTGTGGGATACGTTGAGTAACGGATTCAAACGCGCGCAAGCCGTTCTCGATCAGAACCGTGAGTTGATACAACGGGTCAACGAAAACCACATGTCTCGGATCCCTGATAACGTCGCTAGAAACGTTGCTCTGATCAACGAGATCAACGGTAATATTTTTCGAGTTATGGAGATTTACTCTGTTTTATCTGTCGATTTCGCCAACAAATTCGATCAGCAGCGGAGGAGGACGGCCAAGAACGTCGACACTACAACAACTACCACCACGGCCGGTTCTTACGGCGGCAGACGGAGCTCTTTCGGTTCCTGA
- the LOC104700507 gene encoding ABC transporter G family member 31 → MAAASNGSEYFEFDVETGRESFARPSNADTVEQDEEDLRWAAIGRLPSQRHGGSNLGTTILRRSQTQSQTTSGYADGNVVQTIDVKKLDRADREMLVRQALATSDQDNYKLLSAIKERLDRVGMEVPKIEVRFENLNIEADVQAGTRALPTLVNVSRDFVERCLSSLMIIKPKKHKLNILKDISGIIKPGRMTLLLGPPGSGKSTLLLALAGKLDQSLKKTGNITYNGENLDEFHVKRTSAYISQTDNHIAELTVRETLDFAARCQGANEGFAGYMKDLTRLEKERGIRPSSEIDAFMKAASVKGEKHSVSTDYVLRVLGLDVCSDTIVGNDMMRGVSGGQRKRVTTGEMTVGPRKTLFMDEISTGLDSSTTFQIVKCIRNFVHLMDATVLMALLQPAPETFDLFDDLILLSEGYMVYQGPRQEVVGFFESLGFRLPPRKGVADFLQEVTSKKDQAQYWADPSKPYQFIPVSDIAAAFQNSQYGHAADSKLATPFDKSSADPSALCRTKFAISGWENLKACFEREILLINRHRFLYTFRTCQVAFVGFVTATVFLRTRLHPTSEQFGNEYLSCLFFGLVHMMFNGFSELPLMISRLPVFYKQRDNSFHPAWSWSIASWLLRVPYSVLEAVVWTCVVYYSVGLAPSPGRFFRYMLLLFSVHQMALGLFRMMASLARDMVIANTFGSAAILIVFLLGGFVIPKADIKPWWVWGFWVSPLSYGQRAIAVNEFTATRWMTPSAISDTSIGFNLLKIRSFPTNDNWYWVGIAVLIGYAVLFNNVVTLALAYLNPLRKARAVVLDDPNEETKTALMSDSKQGKSEKKGMILPFQPLTMTFHNVNYYVDMPKEMRSQGVPETRLQLLSNVSGVFSPGVLTALVGSSGAGKTTLMDVLAGRKTGGYIEGDIRISGHPKEQRTFARISGYVEQNDIHSPQVTVEESLWFSASLRLPKEISKEQKKEFVEEVMRLVELDTLRYALVGLPGTTGLSTEQRKRLTIAVELVANPSIIFMDEPTSGLDARAAAIVMRTVRNTVDTGRTVVCTIHQPSIDIFEAFDELLLMKRGGQVIYCGKLGKHSQVLVDYFQGINGVPAISSGYNPATWMLEVTTPALEEKYNMDFADLYKNSDQFRGVEANIKQLSVPPEGSEPISFTSRYSQNQPSQFLLCLWKQNLVYWRRPEYNLVRVVFTTIAALILGTVFWDIGSKRTSSQDLITVMGALYSACLFLGVSNASSVQPVVSIERTVFYREKAAGMYAPIPYAAAQGLVEVPYILTQTILYGVITYFTIGFERTLSKFVLYLVFMFLTFTYFTFYGMMAVGFTPNQHLAAVISSAFYSLWNLLSGFLVQKPLIPVWWIWFYYICPVAWTLQGVILSQLGDVESIIDEPTFHGTVKEFIELYFGYKPDMIGVSAAVLVCFCALFFSCFALSIKYLNFQRR, encoded by the exons ATGGCGGCGGCTTCGAATGGGAGCGAGTATTTCGAATTCGACGTTGAGACTGGTAGAGAATCGTTCGCGCGGCCGTCGAACGCCGATACTGTCGAGCAAGATGAAGAGGATCTACGGTGGGCGGCGATCGGGAGGTTACCGTCGCAGAGACACGGTGGTAGTAATCTCGGTACGACGATCCTTCGTCGGTCTCAGACGCAGAGTCAGACGACTTCTGGTTACGCCGACGGGAACGTTGTTCAGACGATTGATGTGAAGAAGCTAGATCGCGCGGATCGTGAGATGCTTGTTCGTCAAGCTCTTGCGACTAGTGATCAAGATAATTACAAGCTCCTCTCTGCTATTAAAGAACGGCTTGATCG AGTTGGTATGGAGGTTCCAAAAATCGAAGTCCGGTTCGAGAATTTGAACATTGAAGCTGATGTTCAAGCTGGTACTAGAGCTTTGCCTACTTTGGTTAATGTCTCTCGTGATTTCGTTGag CGTTGCTTAAGCAGTTTGATGATTATTAAGCCTAAGAAACACAAGCTGAACATTTTGAAAGATATTAGTGGGATTATCAAACCAGGAAGGATGACTTTGTTATTAGGACCACCAGGTTCGGGGAAGTCGACGTTGCTACTAGCTCTAGCAGGGAAACTTGATCAGAGTTTAAAG AAAACGGGTAACATTACCTACAATGGGGAGAATCTTGATGAGTTCCATGTTAAGAGGACTTCAGCATATATCAGTCAAACCGACAACCACATTGCTGAACTCACTGTTCGTGAAACGCTTGATTTTGCTGCGAGATGTCAGGGTGCAAATGAAGGATTTGCAG GTTACATGAAAGATTTAACCCGATTAGAGAAAGAGAGGGGTATACGTCCTTCTTCTGAGATTGACGCTTTTATGAAG GCTGCTTCTGTCAAGGGTGAAAAGCATAGTGTTTCCACAGATTATGTGCTTAGAGTGCTTGGTCTTGATGTATGTTCTGATACAATCGTTGGTAATGATATGATGAGAGGTGTTTCAGGAGGTCAAAGGAAAAGAGTAACAACAG GAGAGATGACTGTTGGACCAAGAAAAACGTTGTTTATGGATGAAATATCTACTGGTCTTGATAGCTCAACAACTTTTCAGATTGTGAAATGCATCAGAAACTTTGTCCACCTAATGGATGCAACTGTTCTCATGGCACTTCTTCAGCCCGCACCAGAGACATTTGATCTGTTTGATGACTTAATACTTCTGTCAGAAGGCTACATGGTGTATCAAGGCCCTCGTCAAGAAGTGGTGGGATTTTTTGAGTCTCTAGGATTTCGTCTCCCGCCACGTAAAGGTGTTGCGGATTTTCTCCAAGAG GTGACTTCCAAAAAGGATCAAGCTCAATATTGGGCAGATCCTTCGAAGCCATATCAGTTCATTCCTGTCTCAGACATAGCGGCTGCATTCCAAAACTCGCAATATGGGCATGCTGCGGATTCCAAGCTGGCCACACCATTTGATAAGTCATCCGCGGATCCTTCAGCTTTATGCAGAACAAAATTTGCCATATCAGGATGGGAAAACCTTAAAGCTTGCTTTGAACGAGAAATACTATTGATCAATCGGCACAGGTTTCTTTACACTTTTAGGACATGCCAG GTTGCATTTGTGGGATTTGTCACAGCCACGGTGTTTTTGAGAACTAGATTACACCCAACAAGCGAACAATTTGGCAACGAGTATCTGTCTTGCCTTTTCTTTGGACTAGTGCACATGATGTTCAATGGTTTCTCTGAATTGCCTCTCATGATATCGCGTCTCCCGGTTTTCTACAAGCAAAGAGATAACTCGTTTCATCCTGCTTGGTCATGGTCTATAGCCAGCTGGCTGTTGCGTGTGCCTTACTCTGTCCTTGAAGCTGTTGTCTGGACTTGTGTGGTATACTACAGTGTGGGACTTGCTCCCTCACCAGGCAG GTTTTTCCGATACATGTTACTCCTCTTCTCGGTGCATCAAATGGCTCTCGGTTTATTTCGTATGATGGCTTCTCTAGCAAGAGATATGGTCATTGCTAATACATTCGGATCTGCAGCAATCTTAATAGTGTTCTTGCTTGGTGGATTCGTTATTCCAAAAG CTGATATTAAACCCTGGTGGGTTTGGGGTTTTTGGGTTTCGCCATTATCCTATGGACAACGTGCCATTGCGGTCAATGAATTCACAGCCACACGGTGGATGACG CCATCCGCTATATCGGATACTTCAATTGGATTCAACCTTTTAAAGATACGTAGCTTTCCCACAAATGACAATTGGTATTGGGTTGGAATTGCGGTTCTCATTGGTTATGCAGTTCTCTTCAACAACGTAGTCACTCTCGCCCTGGCTTATCTTAACC CTCTAAGAAAAGCTCGAGCAGTTGTCTTAGACGATCCCaatgaagaaaccaaaactgcTTTAATGTCAGATTCAAAACAAggaaaaagtgagaaaaagggAATGATCCTTCCCTTCCAACCATTGACAATGACTTTCCACAATGTCAACTATTATGTTGATATGCCAAAG gaAATGCGTTCTCAAGGTGTCCCAGAGACAAGACTACAGCTGTTATCAAATGTGAGCGGAGTCTTTTCACCTGGTGTTCTTACAGCTTTAGTTGGATCAAGTGGTGCGGGGAAAACGACGTTGATGGACGTTCTTGCTGGTCGAAAGACAGGTGGATATATAGAGGGAGATATTAGAATCTCTGGTCACCCAAAAGAACAACGAACGTTTGCTAGGATCTCCGGGTATGTTGAGCAGAACGATATACATTCTCCTCAAGTCACTGTTGAAGAGTCCCTATGGTTTTCGGCTAGCCTTCGTCTTCCTAAAGAGATCAGCAAAGAGCAAAAGAAG gAATTTGTGGAAGAAGTAATGAGACTTGTAGAGCTTGATACTTTGAGATATGCTTTAGTAGGGTTACCTGGTACAACAGGACTATCTACAGAACAGAGGAAACGTCTAACAATTGCGGTTGAGTTAGTAGCAAATCCATCAATTATTTTCATGGATGAACCAACATCTGGACTTGATGCAAGAGCAGCTGCAATTGTGATGAGAACTGTAAGGAACACTGTTGACACTGGAAGAACAGTGGTTTGCACCATTCATCAACCAAGCATTGACATTTTCGAGGCCTTTGACGAG CTGCTTCTAATGAAACGAGGGGGACAGGTTATATATTGTGGGAAATTGGGTAAACACTCACAGGTTCTTGTAGATTACTTTCAG GGGATTAACGGAGTGCCTGCAATATCAAGTGGTTACAATCCAGCAACTTGGATGCTTGAAGTAACTACGCCTGCTTTGGAAGAGAAATATAACATGGACTTTGCAGATTTATACAAGAATTCTGACCAATTTAG AGGAGTGGAGGCAAACATCAAGCAGCTTAGTGTTCCACCAGAAGGTTCAGAGCCAATAAGCTTTACTTCAAGATACTCACAGAACCAACCATCTCAATTTCTACTCTGCCTCTGGAAACAGAACCTCGTCTACTGGAGACGTCCAGAATACAATCTGGTGAGAGTGGTCTTCACAACGATTGCTGCGCTTATACTCGGCACAGTCTTCTGGGACATTGGTTCCAAGAGGACTTCTTCACAGGATTTGATCACTGTAATGGGGGCTCTCTACTCGGCTTGTCTATTTCTTGGAGTTAGTAACGCTTCATCGGTACAACCAGTTGTATCAATCGAAAGAACGGTTTTTTACAGAGAGAAAGCGGCAGGAATGTATGCTCCAATTCCTTATGCAGCTGCTCAAGGTCTTGTGGAGGTACCTTATATTCTCACCCAAACCATCCTCTATGGTGTCATCACATACTTCACCATTGGTTTTGAAAGAACACTCA GCAAGTTTGTATTGTATCTGGTGTTCATGTTCCTCACCTTCACCTACTTCACCTTTTATGGCATGATGGCGGTTGGTTTCACCCCGAATCAGCACTTAGCCGCGGTTATCTCCTCTGCGTTCTACTCTCTCTGGAATCTCCTCTCTGGTTTCCTCGTCCAAAAACCA tTGATTCCAGTGTGGTGGATATGGTTCTATTACATATGTCCAGTGGCGTGGACACTTCAAGGAGTGATCCTTTCACAGCTTGGAGACGTGGAGAGCATCATAGACGAGCCAACGTTCCATGGCACGGTGAAGGAGTTCATTGAACTTTACTTCGGCTACAAGCCAGATATGATCGGTGTATCTGCAGCAGTTCTTGTCTGTTTTTgcgctctcttcttctcttgctttgCACTTTCAATCAAGTACCTCAATTTCCAGAGAAGATAG